The following are encoded together in the Xanthomonas vesicatoria ATCC 35937 genome:
- a CDS encoding GNAT family N-acetyltransferase translates to MSAAQSRAVQAHDHPALLALNNAHATALSLLDADGLAALLQMAWHARLVPPADGLLIALDQSAAYANANFAWLAERFTRFVYVDRIVIAARAQRRGLAAQLYDDLIRSARAAAQPRVVCEVNLRPPNPASLAFHRQLGFVPVGDAVLANGKQVQYLEKML, encoded by the coding sequence ATGAGTGCGGCGCAGTCACGCGCAGTGCAAGCGCATGACCACCCCGCACTGCTCGCACTCAACAATGCCCATGCCACCGCACTGTCGTTGCTCGATGCCGATGGACTGGCCGCGTTGTTGCAGATGGCCTGGCACGCGCGCCTCGTTCCGCCGGCCGACGGGCTCTTGATCGCACTGGATCAGAGCGCTGCCTACGCCAACGCCAACTTCGCGTGGCTAGCGGAGCGCTTTACGCGCTTTGTCTATGTAGACCGCATCGTGATCGCCGCACGCGCGCAGCGCCGCGGCCTTGCTGCGCAGCTGTACGACGACCTCATCCGCAGCGCGCGTGCGGCAGCGCAACCGCGCGTGGTGTGCGAAGTGAACCTGCGCCCGCCCAATCCGGCGTCACTGGCCTTCCATCGGCAACTGGGATTCGTGCCGGTCGGCGATGCGGTGCTGGCCAATGGCAAGCAGGTGCAGTATCTGGAAAAGATGCTGTGA
- a CDS encoding alpha/beta fold hydrolase, giving the protein MNYPGYPFTPKRLDVRPGVAMSYLDEGPRDGEVVVMLHGNPSWSYLWRHLVSGLSDRYRCIVPDHIGMGLSDKPDDAPEAQPRYDYTLQSRVDDLDTLLQHLGITGPVTLAVHDWGGMIGFGWALSHHAQVKRLVITNTAAFPLPPEKPMPWQIAMGRHWRPGEWFIRTFNAFSSGASWFGVSRRMPAAVRRAYVAPYNNWRNRISTIRFMQDIPLSPADKDWSLLERSAQALPSFADRPAFIAWGLRDICFDKHFLAGFRKALPNAEVTAFDDANHYVLEDKHEVLVPAIRAFLERNPL; this is encoded by the coding sequence ATGAATTACCCCGGCTATCCCTTCACCCCCAAGCGCCTCGATGTGCGTCCCGGCGTTGCGATGTCGTATCTGGACGAAGGTCCGCGCGATGGCGAAGTGGTCGTGATGCTGCACGGCAATCCGTCGTGGAGTTATCTGTGGCGGCATCTGGTCAGCGGTCTGTCCGATCGCTACCGCTGCATCGTGCCCGACCACATCGGCATGGGCTTGTCCGACAAGCCGGACGATGCGCCCGAGGCGCAGCCTCGTTACGATTACACGCTGCAATCGCGCGTGGACGATCTGGATACGCTGCTGCAGCATCTTGGCATCACCGGCCCGGTCACGCTGGCGGTGCACGACTGGGGCGGCATGATCGGGTTCGGCTGGGCGTTGTCGCATCACGCGCAGGTCAAGCGCCTGGTGATCACCAACACCGCTGCGTTCCCGCTGCCGCCGGAGAAACCGATGCCGTGGCAGATCGCGATGGGCCGGCACTGGCGGCCGGGCGAGTGGTTTATCCGCACCTTCAATGCGTTTTCGTCCGGCGCATCCTGGTTTGGCGTCTCGCGGCGGATGCCGGCCGCCGTGCGTCGCGCCTATGTGGCGCCGTACAACAATTGGCGCAACCGCATCTCCACCATTCGCTTCATGCAGGACATTCCGCTGTCGCCGGCCGACAAGGACTGGTCGTTGCTGGAACGTTCTGCACAGGCCTTGCCGTCGTTCGCCGATCGGCCGGCCTTTATCGCCTGGGGCTTGCGCGACATCTGCTTCGACAAGCACTTCCTGGCCGGCTTCCGCAAGGCTTTGCCGAACGCCGAGGTGACTGCGTTCGACGATGCCAATCACTACGTGCTGGAAGACAAGCACGAGGTTCTGGTGCCGGCGATTCGTGCATTTCTGGAGCGCAATCCGCTCTAG
- the oleD gene encoding 2-alkyl-3-oxoalkanoate reductase yields MKILVTGGGGFLGQALCRGLRARGHEVVSFQRGDYPVLQTLGVGQIRGDLADPQAVRHAFAGIDVVFHNAAKAGAWGSYESYHQANVVGTQNVLDACRANGVPRLIYTSTPSVTHRATHPVEGLGADEVPYGEDLRAAYAATKATAERAVLAANDAQLATVALRPRLIWGPGDNHLLPRLAARARAGRLRMVGDGSNLVDSTYIDNAAQAHLDAFDHLATGAACAGKAYFISNGEPLPMRELLNRLLAAVDAPAVTRSLSFKTAYRIGAVCETLWPLLRLPGEVPLTRFLVEQLCTPHWYSMEPARRDFGYVPRISIEEGLNRLRSSSSNDISITR; encoded by the coding sequence ATGAAGATTCTGGTGACCGGTGGTGGTGGCTTCCTCGGCCAGGCGTTGTGCCGCGGTCTGCGTGCGCGTGGGCATGAGGTGGTGAGCTTTCAGCGCGGCGATTACCCGGTGCTGCAGACGCTGGGCGTGGGCCAGATCCGTGGCGACCTGGCCGACCCGCAGGCCGTGCGGCATGCGTTTGCCGGGATCGATGTGGTGTTTCACAACGCCGCCAAGGCCGGTGCGTGGGGCAGCTATGAGAGCTATCACCAGGCCAACGTGGTGGGCACGCAGAACGTGCTCGACGCGTGTCGGGCCAATGGCGTGCCGCGGCTGATCTATACCTCCACGCCCAGCGTGACGCATCGCGCCACCCATCCGGTGGAAGGACTTGGCGCCGACGAAGTGCCGTATGGCGAAGACCTGCGCGCCGCGTATGCGGCGACCAAGGCGACCGCCGAACGTGCGGTGCTGGCGGCCAACGATGCGCAGCTGGCCACGGTGGCATTGCGTCCGCGGCTGATCTGGGGGCCGGGCGACAATCATCTATTGCCGCGGCTGGCCGCGCGCGCGCGCGCGGGTCGCCTGCGCATGGTGGGCGATGGCAGCAACCTGGTGGACAGCACCTATATCGACAACGCCGCGCAGGCGCATTTGGATGCGTTCGACCATCTTGCGACAGGCGCTGCCTGCGCGGGCAAGGCGTACTTCATTTCCAACGGCGAACCGTTGCCGATGCGCGAGTTGCTCAATCGTCTGCTCGCGGCCGTGGATGCGCCCGCAGTCACGCGCTCGCTGTCGTTCAAGACTGCGTACCGCATCGGCGCGGTCTGCGAAACGCTATGGCCACTGTTGCGTCTGCCAGGCGAAGTGCCGTTGACGCGGTTTTTGGTAGAACAGTTGTGCACGCCGCATTGGTACAGCATGGAACCAGCGCGCCGCGACTTCGGCTATGTGCCAAGGATCAGCATCGAAGAAGGCTTGAACCGGCTGCGATCCTCATCTTCCAACGACATCTCCATCACTCGATAA
- a CDS encoding YkgJ family cysteine cluster protein produces MAHPCLTCGACCAYFRVSFHWSEADPALGGRVPIELTDSLRTHERVMRGTSQSQPRCIALDADIGRYSRCSIHDRRPSSCAAVPASLEFGERSAQCDKSRLAHGLHTLTDADWIGVDDAQRNPLPTP; encoded by the coding sequence ATGGCACATCCCTGCCTTACCTGCGGCGCTTGCTGCGCCTATTTCCGCGTCAGTTTCCACTGGAGCGAAGCCGATCCCGCGTTGGGCGGCAGGGTGCCGATCGAACTGACCGACTCCTTGCGCACGCACGAGCGCGTGATGCGCGGCACCTCGCAATCGCAACCGCGCTGTATCGCCCTGGATGCGGACATCGGCCGCTACAGCCGCTGCAGCATCCACGACCGCCGCCCGTCCTCCTGCGCCGCTGTACCGGCCTCGCTGGAATTTGGCGAGCGCAGTGCGCAATGCGACAAGTCGCGCCTGGCGCATGGACTGCATACACTGACCGACGCCGACTGGATCGGTGTGGACGACGCACAACGCAACCCGTTGCCAACACCGTAG
- a CDS encoding DUF1328 domain-containing protein: MLHYAIIFFVIAIIAAVLGFSGIAGAATNIAWILFVVFLILAVISMFRRGKV; the protein is encoded by the coding sequence ATGCTGCATTACGCCATCATCTTCTTCGTCATCGCCATCATCGCCGCTGTGCTGGGCTTCAGCGGTATCGCCGGTGCGGCGACCAACATCGCCTGGATCCTGTTCGTGGTGTTCCTGATCCTGGCAGTGATCTCGATGTTCCGTCGCGGCAAGGTCTAA
- the oleC gene encoding olefin beta-lactone synthetase: MTTLCNIAATLPQLARERPDQIAIRCPGARGANGFAAYDVTLSYAELDARSDAIAAGLALHGIGRGARAVVMVRPSPEFFLLMFALFKAGAVPVLVDPGIDKRALKQCLDEAQPQAFIGIPLAQLARRLLRWARSAKQIVTVGGRYGWGGVTLARVERDGAGAGSQLADTAPDDVAAILFTSGSTGVPKGVVYRHRHFVGQIELLRNAFGMQPGGVDLPTFPPFALFDPALGLTSVIPDMDPTRPATADPRKLHDALNRFGVTQLFGSPALMRVLADYGQPLPNVRLATSAGAPVPPDVVATIRALLPADAQFWTPYGATECLPVAAIEGRTLDATRAATEAGAGTCVGQVVAPNEVRIIAIDDAAIAEWSGARVLAVGEVGEITVAGPTTTDTYFNRDAATRIAKIRERSDDGSERIVHRMGDVGYFDAEGRLWFCGRKTHRVETASGPLYTEQVEPVFNVHPQVRRTALVGVGAPGQQQPVLCVELQPGVSASAFADVQTALRALGAAHPHTAGIARFLRHPGFPVDIRHNAKIGRETLAVWAAQRA; the protein is encoded by the coding sequence ATGACGACTCTCTGCAATATCGCGGCCACCTTGCCGCAACTGGCGCGTGAGCGCCCCGATCAAATCGCCATTCGCTGCCCGGGCGCCCGCGGTGCCAATGGATTTGCCGCTTACGATGTGACCCTGAGCTATGCCGAGCTGGACGCGCGCAGCGATGCGATTGCCGCCGGCCTGGCGCTGCACGGCATCGGGCGCGGCGCACGCGCGGTGGTGATGGTGCGGCCGTCGCCGGAATTCTTCCTGCTGATGTTTGCGTTGTTCAAGGCCGGCGCGGTGCCGGTGCTGGTCGACCCAGGCATCGACAAGCGCGCGCTCAAACAGTGTCTGGACGAAGCGCAGCCGCAGGCATTCATCGGCATCCCGCTCGCGCAACTGGCACGCCGGTTGCTGCGCTGGGCGCGCTCTGCCAAGCAGATCGTCACCGTCGGCGGCCGCTACGGCTGGGGCGGGGTGACGCTGGCGCGCGTGGAGCGCGACGGGGCCGGCGCCGGCAGCCAACTGGCCGATACCGCGCCGGACGATGTGGCGGCGATCCTGTTCACCAGCGGCTCCACCGGCGTGCCCAAGGGGGTGGTGTACCGGCACCGGCACTTTGTCGGTCAGATCGAGTTGCTGCGCAATGCCTTCGGCATGCAGCCCGGTGGCGTGGATCTGCCGACGTTTCCGCCGTTTGCCTTGTTCGATCCGGCACTGGGGCTGACCTCGGTGATCCCGGATATGGACCCGACCCGTCCGGCCACTGCCGACCCGCGCAAGCTGCACGATGCACTCAATCGCTTCGGCGTGACGCAGTTGTTCGGCTCGCCGGCGTTGATGCGCGTGCTGGCCGACTATGGGCAGCCGCTGCCCAACGTGCGCCTGGCAACGTCGGCTGGCGCACCGGTGCCACCGGACGTGGTGGCCACCATCCGCGCGTTGCTGCCGGCCGATGCGCAATTCTGGACGCCGTACGGCGCCACCGAATGTCTGCCGGTGGCGGCAATCGAAGGCCGCACCCTGGACGCAACCCGTGCTGCCACCGAAGCCGGTGCCGGCACCTGCGTGGGGCAAGTGGTCGCGCCCAACGAGGTGCGCATCATCGCCATCGACGATGCGGCCATTGCCGAGTGGAGCGGCGCGCGCGTGCTGGCCGTGGGCGAAGTCGGCGAGATCACCGTCGCCGGCCCCACCACCACCGATACCTACTTCAATCGCGATGCGGCCACGCGCATCGCCAAGATCCGCGAGCGCAGCGACGATGGCAGCGAACGCATCGTGCACCGCATGGGCGATGTGGGCTACTTCGATGCCGAAGGACGCCTGTGGTTTTGCGGGCGCAAGACCCATCGCGTGGAAACAGCCAGCGGCCCGCTGTATACCGAGCAGGTGGAGCCGGTGTTCAACGTGCATCCGCAGGTGCGCCGCACCGCGCTGGTCGGTGTGGGCGCACCTGGGCAACAGCAACCGGTGCTGTGCGTGGAGTTGCAGCCGGGCGTGTCGGCATCGGCCTTTGCGGACGTGCAAACCGCATTGCGTGCGCTGGGCGCCGCGCACCCGCACACCGCCGGTATCGCGCGTTTCCTGCGCCATCCCGGTTTTCCGGTCGACATTCGCCACAACGCCAAGATCGGCCGCGAGACACTGGCGGTCTGGGCGGCACAGCGCGCGTAG